A genomic window from Cutibacterium acnes includes:
- the lnt gene encoding apolipoprotein N-acyltransferase encodes MISRLRRTSWLRGTAAVAAGAATGTGFQPLNWWILVIPGLAALILLVRNASGRAAAGLGYLFGIGLFTTTISWVGVMGPPVAILLIAVMALWCLLAGWTIRCVSVLPGTPVWQAMVWTATEIGAATIPLGGFGWVRLAWTVVDTPWVGVLRWAGSIGTSFLVALASGLLVYVVSARGGSQRRASIVFVAELLVVALAGTMCVTVVSRDISHQRSVRTLVVQGGVDGTAGPYAMGYARSVTDNHLSQTIMALAEQRTSGGPAPDMVLWPENSTDIDPVLDFESHQIVIGALTLSNRPTLVGAVTDGPGHNERQTTSMWWPPSSPQPTSTYHKRNLVPFGEWIPARSFFLPLIPILGKIGRQSVPGTTPGVVDATIAGRRVPVGVVVCFEVAYDSTVADTVRHGAKILAVQSNNSSFIDTAQTPQQWQITRARAVETGRHIVVSTTNSFSGLVNPDGSVALRTEEGVHTHFTVTIPLESGLTIGVQIAPWLRIIVLVMTAGAIAMSLLQRRRAMLAQANHNRSERNVRHRH; translated from the coding sequence CTGTTGCCGCCGGGGCCGCGACCGGTACCGGGTTCCAACCACTGAACTGGTGGATCCTCGTCATTCCCGGTCTCGCTGCGCTCATCCTGCTGGTGCGCAACGCCAGTGGTCGGGCCGCGGCAGGACTGGGGTATCTCTTCGGCATCGGTCTGTTTACCACCACCATTTCCTGGGTAGGCGTCATGGGCCCGCCGGTGGCGATACTTCTCATCGCTGTCATGGCGTTGTGGTGTCTGCTGGCCGGGTGGACGATTCGGTGTGTCAGCGTCTTGCCAGGGACACCGGTATGGCAGGCGATGGTGTGGACGGCCACTGAGATCGGGGCTGCCACCATTCCGCTGGGCGGATTCGGTTGGGTACGACTGGCATGGACAGTCGTCGACACACCGTGGGTCGGTGTCCTCAGATGGGCGGGCAGTATCGGTACGAGCTTCCTCGTCGCCCTGGCGTCCGGCCTATTAGTCTATGTCGTCTCAGCCCGGGGAGGCAGTCAGCGTCGCGCCAGCATCGTTTTCGTCGCGGAGCTTCTCGTCGTCGCCTTGGCGGGGACCATGTGTGTCACTGTCGTAAGCCGCGATATCTCACACCAACGCTCCGTGCGGACCCTGGTAGTGCAGGGAGGAGTGGACGGAACCGCCGGCCCATACGCGATGGGATATGCACGCTCGGTCACCGACAATCATCTCTCCCAGACAATCATGGCCCTCGCGGAGCAGAGGACGTCGGGCGGACCGGCTCCCGACATGGTGTTGTGGCCGGAGAACTCCACCGATATCGATCCGGTTCTCGATTTCGAAAGTCACCAGATCGTTATAGGCGCGCTGACTCTCTCGAATCGACCGACCTTAGTTGGTGCTGTGACTGACGGTCCCGGCCATAATGAGCGCCAGACAACATCTATGTGGTGGCCACCATCGTCACCACAACCAACGTCGACATATCACAAACGCAACCTGGTTCCTTTCGGCGAATGGATCCCCGCGCGGTCCTTCTTCCTTCCGCTCATTCCTATCTTGGGAAAGATTGGACGGCAATCCGTCCCAGGGACGACTCCAGGCGTTGTTGATGCCACCATTGCTGGTCGGAGAGTCCCGGTTGGCGTGGTGGTCTGTTTCGAGGTGGCCTACGACAGCACGGTCGCCGACACAGTGCGTCACGGGGCGAAAATCCTGGCTGTCCAGTCCAACAATTCATCTTTTATCGACACTGCCCAGACACCGCAACAGTGGCAGATCACCAGGGCAAGGGCAGTTGAGACTGGACGACATATCGTCGTCTCAACCACGAATTCTTTCTCGGGGCTGGTGAACCCTGACGGATCCGTGGCACTGCGCACTGAGGAGGGAGTCCATACACATTTCACGGTGACTATACCTCTCGAATCCGGCCTCACCATCGGAGTACAGATTGCACCATGGTTGCGGATCATCGTCCTCGTTATGACAGCAGGGGCTATCGCGATGTCGTTGCTGCAACGCCGTCGCGCTATGCTCGCACAAGCGAATCACAACAGATCGGAGAGGAATGTCCGCCACCGACACTGA
- a CDS encoding polyprenol monophosphomannose synthase: MSATDTEVRLDKVLVIIPTYNEVENVETIVARTRRANPNVDVLVADDNSPDGTGEIADRIASADDHVHVMHRKGKEGLGAAYLAGFHWGLDHGYDALVEMDADGSHQPEQLPLLLKALKQADMVKGSRYVKGGSVVNWPKYRELISRGGGLWTRMCLGIGVKDPTGGFNAFRANTLRAIGLDDVASAGYCFQLDLTWRTLKKGMTVAEVPIEFIEREYGSSKMSKNIVVEALLRTTMWGFDYRSHQLKDLSHVALDRAEKIAGDIKERRSRH, translated from the coding sequence ATGTCCGCCACCGACACTGAAGTCCGGCTTGACAAGGTCCTTGTCATCATTCCGACCTACAATGAGGTCGAGAATGTCGAGACCATCGTTGCGCGGACCCGCCGCGCCAACCCAAACGTCGACGTTCTGGTCGCCGATGATAATTCGCCGGACGGTACTGGAGAGATTGCCGACCGCATTGCGTCTGCCGACGACCACGTCCACGTTATGCACCGCAAAGGTAAGGAAGGCCTGGGAGCCGCATATCTGGCCGGATTCCACTGGGGCCTTGACCATGGCTATGACGCCCTAGTCGAAATGGACGCCGACGGCTCCCACCAGCCTGAGCAACTGCCGCTGCTGCTGAAAGCCCTTAAGCAGGCCGACATGGTCAAAGGGTCCCGCTACGTCAAGGGTGGATCGGTGGTCAACTGGCCAAAGTACCGCGAACTCATCTCCCGAGGTGGCGGTCTGTGGACGCGGATGTGCCTGGGGATCGGCGTCAAAGATCCCACCGGCGGATTCAACGCCTTCCGTGCTAACACCCTGCGCGCCATCGGACTCGACGACGTCGCCTCGGCTGGTTACTGTTTCCAGCTCGACCTCACCTGGCGCACCCTCAAGAAGGGCATGACCGTCGCTGAGGTCCCGATCGAGTTCATCGAACGAGAGTACGGCAGCTCCAAAATGAGCAAGAACATCGTCGTCGAAGCATTGTTGCGCACGACCATGTGGGGGTTCGATTACCGTTCCCACCAGCTCAAGGATCTTAGCCACGTGGCCTTGGACCGAGCTGAAAAGATCGCCGGAGACATCAAAGAGCGTCGTTCTCGCCACTGA
- a CDS encoding RNA polymerase-binding protein RbpA, with protein sequence MADRALRGMGLGSKSFEDEEGVEMAERQQIGFDCQNGHHFELTFSTEAELPSLWECPRCGAEALRSDGTDPQRKKQKPQRTHWDMLTERRSIPELEELLAERLDEIRKEN encoded by the coding sequence ATGGCCGACCGTGCGCTACGAGGCATGGGGTTAGGATCCAAGAGTTTTGAGGATGAAGAAGGCGTTGAGATGGCCGAACGCCAGCAAATTGGCTTTGACTGTCAAAACGGCCACCACTTCGAGCTCACTTTCTCCACCGAGGCAGAACTGCCGAGCTTGTGGGAGTGCCCGCGTTGCGGTGCAGAAGCGTTGCGTAGCGACGGTACTGATCCTCAGCGGAAGAAGCAGAAGCCGCAGCGCACCCACTGGGACATGCTTACTGAACGCCGCTCGATACCCGAACTTGAAGAATTACTTGCCGAAAGGCTGGATGAAATCCGTAAGGAGAATTAA
- the pdxY gene encoding pyridoxal kinase produces MSVTVLSLQSHVVQGTVGNSIAVPVMRAMGVRAWGMPTALLSNHNGRSSVAGIPIDSEQIDAMVNALDSNGELKHVDAVLSGYLTPRTGPAVLRTVERCRALHPDTIWVCDPVMGDMTPDGELRAYVPDETVSLMTDAVQHADVVVPNLAELGILTGTEPRTLDDIVRAARSLTGPHLVIVTSVPYHDDGGDGIAMVGVTGEGAVLTHGPLFDRYFNGAGDLTSAVLTAGLVKGEPLDATLGKAAGVVHTVLERTVAHPGDELDWWPEDAAAQPWKTVILAPNAPSRVGRSS; encoded by the coding sequence GTGAGCGTTACTGTCTTATCGCTGCAGTCCCACGTCGTCCAGGGAACCGTCGGCAACAGCATCGCTGTTCCCGTGATGCGGGCTATGGGCGTGCGCGCCTGGGGGATGCCTACAGCACTGTTGTCAAACCACAATGGACGCTCCAGCGTCGCAGGTATCCCTATCGATTCTGAGCAGATCGACGCCATGGTTAACGCCCTTGACTCCAATGGTGAGCTCAAACATGTTGATGCGGTGCTGTCCGGGTACCTCACCCCGCGCACCGGGCCAGCAGTGCTCCGAACCGTGGAGCGGTGCCGTGCCCTCCACCCCGACACGATATGGGTCTGCGACCCCGTCATGGGGGACATGACCCCAGACGGCGAGCTCAGGGCATACGTCCCTGACGAAACCGTGTCATTGATGACGGATGCCGTTCAACACGCCGACGTCGTGGTGCCAAACCTCGCCGAGCTGGGCATCCTGACGGGAACCGAGCCTCGCACTCTTGACGACATCGTCAGAGCGGCTCGAAGTCTCACCGGACCGCACCTTGTCATCGTCACCTCGGTGCCGTACCACGACGACGGTGGCGACGGCATCGCGATGGTCGGGGTGACGGGGGAGGGAGCTGTTTTGACCCACGGCCCTCTCTTCGACCGTTACTTCAACGGCGCAGGCGACCTCACCAGTGCCGTTCTCACCGCAGGGTTGGTGAAAGGGGAGCCACTGGATGCCACGCTCGGTAAAGCAGCCGGTGTCGTACATACTGTCCTCGAGCGCACCGTGGCGCATCCTGGTGACGAGTTGGACTGGTGGCCCGAGGACGCCGCGGCTCAGCCATGGAAGACGGTGATCTTGGCTCCCAACGCCCCAAGCCGGGTCGGGAGATCTTCGTAA
- a CDS encoding helix-turn-helix domain-containing protein — MDNITPASVGRLIRDARKQHGMTQNQLAEILKTSQSAIHRVESGTQNLSLEYINRIAEALGSPIITQPGSGTMNYRIEGGHQLSGSIEVRSSKNAAVALLCACLINRGRTVLRGIAHIEEVNRILEVLTSIGVTYEWSDDEHDLTLIRPAELNLDDMDIEAARRTRSVIMFLGPLMRFYDTFKLPYAGGCNLGARTVEPHLQVLRAFGLDVVATEGFYQCHVTDRTVKERHIVLTERGDTVTENALLAAAQTPGVTVLRNASSNYMVQDLCVFLCQLGVQIEGIGTTTLRIRGVEEIDVDVEYAPSEDPIEAMSLLTAAVVTKSELTITRCPIEFLEIELAILSEMGLDFDLSPEYVSRNGFTRLVDVTVRPSKLRAVADKIHPMPFPGLNIDNLPFFAVIAAEAEGQTLIHDWCYENRAIHLLDLGKLGADVQLLDPHRLIVRGPTRWRGRELICPPALRPAVCLLLAALAASGETTLRDVYMINRGYEDLPTRLGALGAKITVFHG; from the coding sequence GTGGACAACATCACCCCAGCTTCGGTCGGTCGTCTTATCCGCGACGCACGCAAGCAGCATGGAATGACGCAGAACCAATTGGCGGAGATCCTGAAGACCTCCCAGAGCGCTATCCACCGGGTGGAATCAGGCACGCAGAACCTCTCTCTGGAGTACATCAACCGCATCGCGGAGGCGTTAGGGTCTCCCATCATCACCCAGCCGGGAAGCGGTACCATGAATTACCGCATCGAAGGAGGTCATCAACTTTCGGGCTCTATCGAGGTGCGGTCCTCCAAAAACGCGGCCGTCGCGCTGCTATGCGCCTGTCTCATCAACAGGGGCCGTACCGTGCTACGCGGTATCGCCCACATCGAGGAGGTTAACCGCATTCTTGAGGTGCTGACCTCCATCGGCGTCACCTACGAGTGGTCTGACGACGAGCATGATCTCACCCTGATTCGTCCGGCTGAGCTCAACCTTGACGATATGGACATCGAGGCTGCCCGACGTACCCGAAGCGTCATCATGTTCCTCGGACCGTTGATGCGGTTCTACGACACCTTCAAACTCCCCTACGCCGGCGGCTGCAACCTCGGCGCTCGAACTGTCGAACCTCACCTGCAGGTGCTACGTGCTTTCGGCCTTGACGTTGTTGCCACCGAGGGCTTTTACCAGTGCCACGTCACCGATCGCACCGTCAAGGAGCGTCACATCGTCCTGACTGAGCGTGGCGACACTGTTACCGAGAATGCTCTGCTGGCTGCCGCCCAGACCCCCGGCGTGACTGTGCTGCGTAATGCCAGCTCGAACTATATGGTTCAGGACTTGTGCGTGTTCCTATGCCAGCTCGGTGTGCAGATTGAGGGCATCGGAACGACGACCTTGCGAATCCGCGGCGTTGAAGAGATCGACGTTGATGTCGAGTACGCCCCGTCTGAAGATCCGATTGAGGCTATGAGCCTCCTCACGGCGGCGGTCGTCACCAAGTCGGAGCTGACGATCACACGCTGCCCGATCGAATTCCTTGAAATTGAGCTGGCGATCCTGTCTGAGATGGGTCTGGATTTCGACCTCTCCCCCGAGTACGTCTCTCGCAACGGGTTCACCCGTCTCGTTGATGTCACGGTGCGCCCCAGCAAGTTGCGAGCGGTAGCTGACAAAATCCACCCGATGCCCTTCCCGGGCCTCAACATCGACAACCTACCGTTCTTTGCGGTTATTGCTGCGGAGGCAGAAGGCCAGACCCTCATCCATGACTGGTGCTACGAGAATCGTGCGATCCACTTGCTCGACTTGGGCAAACTTGGCGCTGACGTTCAGCTGCTCGATCCGCACCGTCTCATCGTGCGGGGCCCGACCCGTTGGCGTGGTCGCGAACTCATCTGCCCGCCGGCCTTGCGTCCTGCCGTCTGTCTGCTATTGGCCGCTCTGGCCGCTTCGGGAGAAACGACCCTGCGCGACGTCTACATGATCAACCGCGGTTACGAAGATCTCCCGACCCGGCTTGGGGCGTTGGGAGCCAAGATCACCGTCTTCCATGGCTGA
- the lpdA gene encoding dihydrolipoyl dehydrogenase translates to MSSHFDVVVLGAGPGGYVAAIRAAQLGKKTAIIEKEYWGGVCLNVGCIPTKSLLRNAELAHIVTKEAKTFGIGGDITVDFGKAFSRSREVSARMVKGIHFLMKKNKITEFNGWGEFTGPKAISVKDSDGKVTDEITFDNAIIAVGSVVKTLPGTQLSGRVVTYKEQILSDTVPGSIVIAGSGAIGTEFAYVLANYGCDVTIVEFLDRMVPNEDKEVSAELAKAYKKLGIKVLTSTKVDSIDDSGDKVKVTISPSKGGESKVIEADRVLQAVGFAPRVEGYGLEKTGVKLTERGAIEIDDFMRTNVDGIYAIGDCTAKLMLAHTAETQGVVAAETIAGAQTMPINYDMIPRATYCQPQVGSFGYSEDQAREKGYDVKVSKFPFAANGKAWGLGDGTGFVKIVADARHGELLGASLVGHDVSELLPELTLAQLWDITAEEIGRNIHAHPSLSEALKDAAEGVEGHMINF, encoded by the coding sequence ATGAGCTCACATTTTGACGTCGTTGTCCTTGGAGCCGGCCCCGGTGGCTATGTTGCCGCCATTCGTGCCGCCCAGCTCGGTAAGAAGACCGCCATCATCGAGAAGGAGTATTGGGGTGGTGTTTGCCTCAATGTTGGTTGCATCCCCACCAAGTCACTTTTGCGCAACGCAGAACTAGCCCACATCGTCACCAAGGAGGCCAAGACCTTCGGTATTGGCGGGGACATCACCGTCGACTTCGGCAAAGCCTTCAGTCGTTCCCGCGAAGTGTCTGCCCGCATGGTCAAGGGCATCCACTTCCTCATGAAGAAGAACAAAATCACCGAGTTCAACGGCTGGGGGGAGTTCACCGGCCCCAAGGCCATCTCTGTTAAAGACTCTGACGGCAAGGTGACCGACGAGATCACTTTCGACAACGCGATCATCGCAGTCGGTTCGGTCGTCAAGACTCTGCCAGGCACCCAGCTCTCCGGTCGGGTCGTCACCTACAAGGAACAGATCCTTTCCGACACCGTCCCTGGATCCATCGTCATCGCCGGTTCTGGAGCCATCGGTACTGAGTTCGCCTATGTGCTGGCTAATTACGGCTGTGACGTGACCATCGTTGAATTTCTCGATCGTATGGTCCCGAACGAGGACAAGGAGGTCTCGGCCGAGCTGGCTAAGGCCTACAAGAAACTCGGCATTAAGGTGCTGACTTCCACTAAGGTCGATTCCATCGACGACTCCGGTGACAAGGTCAAGGTCACCATCTCGCCGTCGAAGGGTGGGGAGTCCAAGGTCATTGAAGCCGACCGCGTTTTGCAAGCCGTCGGATTCGCTCCGCGGGTTGAGGGCTACGGCCTGGAGAAGACCGGCGTGAAGCTCACCGAGCGTGGCGCCATCGAGATCGACGACTTTATGCGCACCAACGTTGACGGCATCTACGCCATTGGCGACTGTACCGCCAAGCTCATGCTGGCCCATACCGCCGAGACTCAAGGCGTCGTCGCCGCCGAGACAATTGCTGGGGCACAGACCATGCCCATCAACTACGACATGATTCCGCGCGCTACCTACTGTCAGCCGCAGGTTGGTTCTTTCGGTTACTCGGAGGACCAGGCCCGGGAAAAGGGCTACGACGTCAAGGTGTCCAAATTCCCGTTCGCCGCCAATGGCAAGGCGTGGGGTCTGGGCGATGGCACCGGCTTCGTGAAGATCGTCGCCGACGCCCGTCACGGCGAGCTTCTCGGTGCCTCGCTAGTCGGCCATGACGTCTCCGAGTTGCTCCCCGAACTAACCTTGGCACAGCTGTGGGACATCACCGCTGAGGAGATCGGCCGCAACATCCACGCGCACCCGTCGCTGTCGGAAGCTCTCAAGGATGCTGCGGAAGGCGTCGAGGGACACATGATCAACTTCTGA
- a CDS encoding cation diffusion facilitator family transporter, with the protein MSNHRHDHSLPSDADSRYLVAALTLLAAFMITEIITAVISGSLALLSDAGHMLSDIGAIAIALWAARLTRRRPQGSWTWGWKRAEIMSAAVNGVTLLVVAILVGIEAVRRLVTPPAVGGGLVMVIAAVGVVVNVAVAWLVARANRRSLNVEGAYQHILTDLFGFIGTLVAGLVIVTTGWTRADAIASLIICGLMLRAAWSLLSQTGRILMEVAPASLDLDEVRHHLMDLDHVRSVHDLHAWTVSSDLPALSAHIVVEDSCFADGHAPILLAQIQQCLSGHFDLDHSTLQLEPPRHAGTENQTM; encoded by the coding sequence TTGAGCAATCACAGGCATGATCATTCTCTACCCTCGGACGCGGACTCCCGATACCTCGTTGCTGCGCTTACACTCCTGGCGGCGTTCATGATCACGGAGATCATCACAGCTGTCATCTCCGGGTCGCTGGCGCTGCTCTCCGACGCTGGCCACATGCTGTCGGACATTGGTGCCATCGCCATTGCCCTGTGGGCTGCGAGACTCACTCGGCGCCGTCCGCAGGGATCGTGGACGTGGGGTTGGAAACGAGCCGAGATCATGTCGGCTGCGGTCAATGGCGTCACGCTGCTCGTGGTCGCCATCCTCGTCGGAATCGAGGCTGTTCGACGCCTCGTCACTCCCCCTGCCGTTGGCGGAGGGCTGGTTATGGTCATCGCCGCTGTAGGCGTTGTCGTCAACGTCGCGGTTGCTTGGCTGGTGGCACGAGCCAATCGCCGTAGTCTCAACGTCGAAGGTGCCTACCAACATATTCTCACTGACCTATTCGGGTTCATCGGCACCTTGGTGGCGGGCCTGGTCATTGTGACGACCGGATGGACCCGTGCGGATGCCATTGCCTCCCTTATTATCTGTGGTCTTATGCTCCGCGCTGCGTGGTCCCTCCTTAGCCAGACGGGGCGGATACTGATGGAGGTTGCGCCCGCCTCCCTCGACCTTGATGAGGTGCGACACCATCTTATGGACCTTGACCATGTGAGATCGGTTCATGATCTCCACGCGTGGACGGTGTCGAGCGATCTACCAGCGCTCAGCGCCCATATCGTCGTCGAGGACTCCTGCTTCGCCGATGGTCATGCCCCCATCCTCTTGGCACAGATCCAGCAGTGCTTGTCGGGCCACTTCGACCTCGACCATTCGACGCTACAGCTAGAACCACCCCGGCACGCCGGCACCGAAAATCAAACGATGTGA
- a CDS encoding ArsR/SmtB family transcription factor, producing the protein MAAVFKSLGDPHRLVIVQHLFRGEHRVTDLVAHLGLAQSTVSSHVATLRDAGLLASHAHGRAMYYTLAHPQQIRRLMLLADILIRDGGECAELCGMLDVEYRGEPSDDHIGGNDDAVREEY; encoded by the coding sequence CTGGCGGCCGTCTTCAAAAGTCTCGGGGACCCTCACCGGCTCGTCATCGTCCAGCACCTGTTCCGTGGTGAACACCGCGTCACTGATCTGGTCGCTCATCTAGGGCTGGCTCAGTCGACGGTTTCTTCCCACGTCGCCACGCTGCGAGACGCCGGCCTGTTGGCAAGTCACGCTCATGGCCGGGCGATGTATTACACGTTGGCGCACCCACAACAAATTCGTCGTTTGATGCTGTTGGCTGACATTCTGATAAGAGACGGCGGGGAGTGCGCTGAGCTATGCGGCATGCTCGATGTTGAGTACCGTGGAGAACCCAGCGATGACCACATCGGCGGCAATGACGACGCAGTGAGGGAAGAATATTGA
- the camp4 gene encoding CAMP factor pore-forming toxin 4, with protein MKKSYFVTPLVAGALILPAALPATAAQASAPAPAAVSTVNKTALTTDQIKAERSALNSRINMLQETQKAIPGSQYADQIEDLIKTALDLSGAIDTIAHGGVPAYDPATIVPRIHLAIDAADAIKTGNTTLQHKVKKAHVELGLEIAKASIVAINPASSVAQVQDEIKALKARIDKVSAYPDLSKDDTATIAYKQTLRKTIHEVRVGRNKNIVGKKDQAVVDTLNKEISKADKVRANAKSTVAQVDTAVDQLRAAYQTALNAPDKAKK; from the coding sequence GTGAAGAAGTCATACTTCGTAACCCCGCTCGTTGCTGGCGCACTGATTTTGCCCGCGGCACTGCCCGCCACGGCTGCACAGGCTAGTGCTCCTGCCCCCGCTGCCGTTTCGACCGTGAACAAGACGGCGCTGACCACCGATCAGATCAAGGCTGAGCGTTCTGCGCTTAACTCGCGCATCAACATGCTCCAAGAGACCCAGAAAGCCATTCCAGGGTCGCAGTACGCTGACCAGATTGAGGATCTTATTAAGACCGCTCTGGATCTCAGTGGCGCCATCGACACGATCGCTCACGGTGGCGTTCCAGCCTATGACCCGGCCACCATCGTGCCCCGCATCCACCTCGCCATCGACGCTGCTGATGCGATCAAGACCGGCAACACCACATTGCAGCACAAGGTCAAGAAGGCTCACGTTGAGCTTGGTCTTGAGATTGCCAAGGCGTCGATCGTCGCTATTAATCCGGCGAGCTCCGTCGCCCAGGTTCAAGACGAGATCAAAGCTCTCAAAGCTCGTATCGACAAGGTTTCCGCCTACCCTGATCTCAGCAAGGATGACACTGCGACTATCGCCTACAAGCAGACGCTGCGCAAGACGATCCACGAGGTCCGCGTCGGGCGCAACAAGAACATCGTTGGCAAAAAGGATCAGGCTGTCGTTGACACTCTGAACAAGGAAATCAGCAAGGCTGACAAAGTCCGTGCCAACGCGAAGTCCACGGTGGCTCAGGTTGACACTGCCGTCGATCAGCTTCGTGCCGCTTACCAGACCGCTCTCAACGCCCCCGACAAGGCGAAGAAGTGA
- the arfB gene encoding alternative ribosome rescue aminoacyl-tRNA hydrolase ArfB produces MVKVGDIEVVPGFIIAETDLRERFSHSSGPGGQGVNTTDSRVELMFDVARSGAVPDRLRPVIMAVLKNRLVDGVLTVTVHDERSQLANRKLARARLVGLLQTACTQPRRRRATRRTRGSQRRRLDAKKRRGELKRNRQRPTW; encoded by the coding sequence ATGGTGAAGGTAGGTGACATTGAGGTTGTTCCTGGTTTCATTATCGCTGAGACAGATTTGCGGGAGAGATTTTCACACAGTTCTGGTCCTGGCGGGCAAGGGGTCAACACGACCGATTCCAGAGTGGAACTGATGTTTGACGTCGCTCGTTCCGGTGCCGTCCCGGACCGTCTACGCCCGGTAATCATGGCGGTATTGAAAAATCGACTCGTAGACGGTGTGTTGACGGTAACGGTTCATGATGAGCGGTCTCAGCTTGCGAATCGCAAGCTAGCTCGCGCTCGTCTCGTCGGACTGTTGCAAACGGCGTGCACTCAGCCGCGGCGACGTCGCGCCACCCGGCGTACTCGTGGATCCCAGCGTCGCCGCTTGGATGCTAAGAAACGGCGTGGTGAGCTCAAGAGGAATCGTCAACGTCCGACGTGGTGA